One genomic region from Serinus canaria isolate serCan28SL12 chromosome 7, serCan2020, whole genome shotgun sequence encodes:
- the DHRS9 gene encoding dehydrogenase/reductase SDR family member 9, translating to MSPQNLSLSDPLHVAVLASILSFIIYWIIRDRYKVRNLNGKHVFITGCDTGLGNSLAKWLDKKGFCVIAACATEKGSQELQCCSSLLLKTVNLNLADFNSIARAVVFVTEQTAGKGLFALVSNAEGTAPVGPTDWLRIEDFHSVLDVSLLGLIEIILKLLPLLKKAEGRVINLINAKGLMAFVGGGYSLSKWGMEAFSDTLRIEMRHFGVKVSIVEHGFFKAEEVNSDIIEKYLFKLWNRLTPVIRDSYGEKYLVEYIKAQRSLVKRLCDYDISNVIKCMEHALIAKYPRTRYRAGWDAKFFWLFLSYAPSCLSDMLLRIPFPAPAESRRPVHGVLMNV from the exons CTCTCGCTTTCAGACCCACTGCACGTAGCAGTTTTGGCTTCCATACTTTCTTTTATCATTTACTGGATCATCAGAGACAGATACAAAGTGAGAAACCTGAATGGAAAGCATGTGTTCATAACAGGTTGTGACACTGGACTTGGAAACTCACTGGCTAAATGGCTTGACAAAAAGGGATTTTGTGTCATTGCTGCATGTGCCACAGAAAAAGGAAGCCAAGAGCTACAGTGCTGCTCTTCACTCTTACTGAAGACAGTGAATCTGAATTTAGCAGACTTCAACAGCATTGCCAGGGCTGTGGTGTTTGTGACTGAACAGACAGCTGGCAAGG GGCTTTTTGCCTTGGTGAGCAATGCTGAAGGAACTGCACCTGTAGGACCCACTGACTGGCTGAGGATTGAAGACTTCCATTCGGTCCTGGATGTCAGCCTGCTGGGATTGATTGAAATCATACTCAAGCTTCTGCCACTTCTGAAAAAAGCTGAGGGAAGAGTCATCAATCTAATTAATGCTAAAGGTCTCATGGCTTTTGTAGGGGGTGGCTACAGTCTGTCCAAATGGGGCATGGAAGCTTTCTCTGACACCTTACG gATAGAAATGCGGCATTTTGGAGTGAAAGTAAGCATTGTTGAGCATGGTTTCTTTAAGGCAGAAGAAGTTAATTCAGATATCATTGAGAAATACCTCTTCAAACTATGGAACAGACTGACTCCTGTGATCAGGGACTCCTATGGAGAAAAATACTTAGTTGAAT aTATAAAAGCCCAAAGATCATTAGTGAAAAGACTGTGTGACTATGATATTTCTAATGTCATAAAATGCATGGAACACGCCCTGATAGCAAAGTACCCCAGGACACGATACAGAGCTGGATGGGATGCAAAGTTCTTCTGGCTGTTTCTCTCCTATGCCCCGAGCTGTCTGTCTGATATGCTGCTGCGTATtccatttccagctccagcagagagcaggagacCAGTTCATGGAGTTCTGATGAATGTCTAG